The window CGAGAATAACCTTGCCAAAACAAATTCGAATACATTGGAAACCAGCAACCTTGGCTTCAATGTCTCTTTGTTCTTACCGAAGCTTCCTTCATTGACCTTAGGCATTAACAATATTAAACGCGATAATAATTTTGCTTATAGCGGGACTAAACTGACGGAAGAATTAGATAACAATGCACGTCCTGAAGAAAACGTAACCAAAGTTTTCTCGGTCAGTACTTCATACGGATTTAATGCGGCTGACATGCGGCATAACGCAACGTTGACGTTCTCCAACAGCAAAAAAGATGACAAAACGCAAGAACTGGATACGATCAACTACGTTCCGACGGGCAACGCAAAGAATAATAGTTTCGGTCTGTCTGTTTCGACAGATTGGAATTTCCCGTTACGTACCAGCGTTAATTTTTCAGTGTCTAACGGCACAACGCAGTCATTGGATACCAGTGGCGTTTCTGATTCCAAAACAGATGCTTCGACGTTTGGCGCAAACGGCGATTACGGCCTGTTGAATAAAGACGATATGAAATTAAATGCATATGGCGGAATTAGTTTTACATCATTTAAATTTGCAGGCGATAAAACCAGTTTGACGACCTTAACGTTGGGACAACGATTCAATTTCATGAAAAAACATACATTTTATCTGGATTTGAATCTGACTTCAGGTATCAAAGTACCTCAATACGATACCAACGGCGTTCAAACCGGTTCGTCAAAGAAAACAAACCGCGTATTTACTGCTCGGTATGAATTTGTGTTCTAATCGACTTTCATAAGCATTTCGAATAAAACCTAACTTGAAATTCTTCAAGTTAGGTTTTATTTTTAATTCGCATTCAAATACTTATTTAAATCTGTGAGGCGGACATGGCTGGAGGAAATTTCTTTAGAGCTTTGAAAGAAAATAAAGCGGCCTTTGCTTGTTTAGTTGTTGCGTTGCTTGTTTTTATTCCAAATCTGGTGTTGAAGCTATTGCCGGACATCGGGGATTCGTTGGTTGTTTTCTACCTTGTAAATATCGGTTTGACTACGTTGTCATTGATTGCAGCAATTCTCGGAATTTACTTCGCTGGGTTTAAAAATAAAACCCTGTCTGGGATATTTATAACGCTGCTGGCAGTATGGTTGGGAAGTTTTTTGGTGAATGTCAAAGCCATTGAGACAATGGAACTCAAAACTTTGGATCAACGATTTAATTTTAAGTATCAGTATGTATACGAATATAAAAAATTATCGCCGGAAGAATCACCGATTATTATTGTTGCGATTAATGATCAATCCGGAGAGTCGCTTCCGTCTGTATGGCCATGGCCGCGTTCGTATTACGCACAGTTTGTTCGCAATATGAAAGAGGCTGGTGCAAAAGTGGTGGGTATAGACGTTGTGTTTGATGCACCGGACAGTTACAGCCCCGCTAACGACGATGATTTTGCTAAAGCAATCAATGAAGCGGGTAATGTTGTGCTGGCCGGAAAAGTTGTCAAAGCAGAAGTCGGAGGTGGACGCGGGCAATATGATCAGGCCGTTCATCCGCTGGAGAAACTGATCGATGGCGGGGCCGCATGGGGTTTGGTTGGCGTGACTAATGACATCGATGGCATCTGGCGGCAGTATCTGCTTGAAGAAAAAATTGGTAATGAAGTACAAATGGACACCTATTATTCATTTGGCATTGAAGTGCTCAGGAAATATTATGATTTGCCAAAAGACGCTGTATTTGAAAACAATGAAGCGTATTTTAAATTCGGTGATAAAATTGTTCGTAAATATAAATCGTTTTCTTTCCTGATTAATTTTCAAGGTCCGATCAATACTTTTCCATACAAATCATTCGATGTCACCGTTGATAATTCGACTTTTGATTTGAAGCCCGAATATGACTTGGATACATTTGACAATCCGGGTGATCCAGATTTAGGTATTCCTCCGGGACTTTTGCATTCTGGTTTTTTTAAAGACAAAATCGTTCTATTAGGCGCAACAATGGAGGAATTGCACGATATTTTTGCCGTGCCGTTGAGTGAATCACGAAACATAGAAGGTCAGAAACTTGAAACGCTGATGCCAGGGGTTGAAATCCACGCCAATGCCATCTATACGATGCTTAACGATGATTATGTCACAGTGCAATCAGATTGGGTGCGCGTTCTTATCGTCACTCTAACGTCGTTTTTGGTATTCATTCTGGTTAGTCGTTTGCAGAAGCCATTATTAGCTTTGCCTATTTTTATTTTGATTGTCGCGATCGTTATTGGTACCGCATTTTATTTATTTGTCTTCCATAATCTTCACATGCAGATTGTAACGCCGATAATGGCCATAGGGTTTACGTATGTTGGCAACGTTCTTTTCCAATATATCGGTGAACGCAAAGAAAAAGCAACCATTCGAAATGCGTTTGGCCGTTATTTGCCTGAAAAAGTTGTGGAACAATTAATCGAGAATCCTGGTTTGTTGAAACTTGGTGGCGAAGTTCGGTTTTTGAGTATTTTATTTTCGGATGTGGCCGGTTTTACTACGATTTCTGAAAAATTAACGCCGGTTGAACTGGTTGCATTGCTCAATGAATATTTAACGGCGATGACTAATATTATTTCCAAATATGACGGCATCATTGATAAATATGAAGGCGATGCGATCATGGCGGAATTTGGTGCGCCATTGCACGATGACCTGCACGCCCTTAAAGCTTGTCACGCTGCTTTGGAAATGCAGGAAAAGCTGGTCGAAATGCGCGTTAAATGGAAGAAAGAAGGACGGCCTGAATTACGCGCGCGCGCAGGTATCAATAGCGGGCAAGTGGTTTTGGGCAACATGGGATCTGAAAGCGTGTTTGATTATACCGTTATGGGTGACAATGTGAATCTTGCATCACGTTTAGAAGGTGCCAATAAAGAATACGGTTCTTACATCATGCTCAGTGAGTGGACGCAGGAATTGGTTAAAGACGATATTATTACACGTGAATTAGATCTGATCCGTGTCAAAGGTAAAGAGAAGCCGGTGAAAGTGTTTGAAGCTTTGGCACGTACATCGACTGGAATTTCAAGTACAATGAAAAAAGTTTTGGATTCTTACAACCAAGGTTTGATGGCCTATCGGCAACAACGGTGGGATGAAGCGATTTTGTATTTCAAAGCTGCTCTTCATGCCAAAGCGGATGACGGACCTTCGGAAGTATATCTTGAGCGATGCGAGCAGTTTAAACAGAATCCGCCGGAAGCCGGTTGGGATGGTGTCTTTACCATGACGACGAAGTAAAATATGAATTTATAAGGAAAAAACGGAGGAAATTAGGATTGACTTTATAGTGCGCAAACGCTAAATTAGGCCGCCTTTCAAACAAACCAAGTATTTGGATTTATTAAGGGGAGAATTGGTTATGGCGATTAAAGTTGGAATAAACGGATTCGGTCGTATCGGGCGGTTGGCGTTCAACGCCATGGTTGACAGAGGGGTTTTAGGTAAAGAGATTGATGTAGTGGCCGTTGTAGATGTGAGTACGGACGCTCATTATTTTGCGTATCAATTAAAGTATGATTCTATTCACGGAAAATTTAAAGGACAATTAAGTACAGCCAAAAGCAATCCGTCTGTTGAAACAGACGACATCATCATTGCCAATGGCCACAAAATTCGTTGTGTACCGGCAACGAAAGAGCCGGCACAATTGCCATGGAAAGAGCTCGGTGTCGATTATGTCA of the bacterium genome contains:
- a CDS encoding adenylate/guanylate cyclase domain-containing protein; the encoded protein is MAGGNFFRALKENKAAFACLVVALLVFIPNLVLKLLPDIGDSLVVFYLVNIGLTTLSLIAAILGIYFAGFKNKTLSGIFITLLAVWLGSFLVNVKAIETMELKTLDQRFNFKYQYVYEYKKLSPEESPIIIVAINDQSGESLPSVWPWPRSYYAQFVRNMKEAGAKVVGIDVVFDAPDSYSPANDDDFAKAINEAGNVVLAGKVVKAEVGGGRGQYDQAVHPLEKLIDGGAAWGLVGVTNDIDGIWRQYLLEEKIGNEVQMDTYYSFGIEVLRKYYDLPKDAVFENNEAYFKFGDKIVRKYKSFSFLINFQGPINTFPYKSFDVTVDNSTFDLKPEYDLDTFDNPGDPDLGIPPGLLHSGFFKDKIVLLGATMEELHDIFAVPLSESRNIEGQKLETLMPGVEIHANAIYTMLNDDYVTVQSDWVRVLIVTLTSFLVFILVSRLQKPLLALPIFILIVAIVIGTAFYLFVFHNLHMQIVTPIMAIGFTYVGNVLFQYIGERKEKATIRNAFGRYLPEKVVEQLIENPGLLKLGGEVRFLSILFSDVAGFTTISEKLTPVELVALLNEYLTAMTNIISKYDGIIDKYEGDAIMAEFGAPLHDDLHALKACHAALEMQEKLVEMRVKWKKEGRPELRARAGINSGQVVLGNMGSESVFDYTVMGDNVNLASRLEGANKEYGSYIMLSEWTQELVKDDIITRELDLIRVKGKEKPVKVFEALARTSTGISSTMKKVLDSYNQGLMAYRQQRWDEAILYFKAALHAKADDGPSEVYLERCEQFKQNPPEAGWDGVFTMTTK